The Apium graveolens cultivar Ventura chromosome 6, ASM990537v1, whole genome shotgun sequence genome contains a region encoding:
- the LOC141665496 gene encoding protein FAR1-RELATED SEQUENCE 5-like: protein METKLDKKSGSDVGISVVTDVSSTESESSSRNYTKSPGGNRYYIPTCVVENDVPYTNSCEWFNNPKDDPKVLKKRRFITRRCGCKAKMVLKYMVLNKYFVYCFVAHHNHPLTCEKGRHFLRSSREMTTSLRNICYNGAKVNIGVSKLFSFAKEMYGGYANVGASLQDFWNFNRDLKLFIGNKDAQMMIDNFKHIHDKSKSFYYAYDVDSDGRLTKLFWADSIGRRNFESYGNAISFDAIFDTNRYNLIFAPFTSVDKHDKCITFASCLLSHESVAEYSWAFGHLVSVRDVFSDVNGLVRSKHRLCIWHIMEKFPVKLGNRLCKETDFMEKMKTYIWSSIIETEEFESG from the exons TGGCAGTGATGTTGGTATCAGTGTTGTTACTGATGTTTCTTCAACAGAAAGTGAAAGTAGTTCGAGAAATTATACTAAATCTCCTGGTGGTAATAGGTATTATATACCTACTTGTGTTGTTGAGAATGACGTGCCTTACACTAACAG TTGTGAATGGTTCAATAATCCTAAGGATGATCCAAAAGTTCTGAAGAAGAGACGTTTTATTACTCGTAGGTGTGGATGTAAAGCAAAGATGGTTTTGAAGTATATGGTTCTGAATAAATATTTTGTGTACTGCTTTGTTGCGCATCACAATCATCCTTTGACATGTGAAAAAGGTCGTCATTTTTTGCGATCTAGTCGTGAGATGACTACTAGTTTGAGGAATATCTGTTATAATGGTGCAAAGGTGAATATTGGTGTTAGTAAGTTATTTAGTTTTGCCAAGGAAATGTATGGTGGATATGCTAATGTTGGTGCTTCGCTGCAAGATTTTTGGAACTTCAATAGGGATTTGAAATTGTTTATTGGTAATAAGGATGCGCAGATGATGATTGACAATTTCAAACATATCCATGATAAATCTAAATCTTTCTATTATGCATATGATGTTGATTCTGATGGTCGTCTCACAAAGCTATTTTGGGCTGATTCTATTGGTCGTAGGAATTTTGAATCGTATGGTAATGCAATATCATTTGATGCAATATTTGATACAAATAG GTATAATTTAATTTTTGCACCATTCACTAGCGTTGACAAACACGACAAATGTATAACTTTTGCATCATGTCTTCTTTCACATGAGAGTGTTGCTGAATACAGTTGGGCTTTTGGCCATCTT GTGTCTGTGCGTGATGTATTTTCTGATGTTAACGGTCTTGTTCGTAGTAAGCATCGTTTATGCATATGGCATATTATGGAGAAATTCCCAGTTAAG cTTGGTAATCGATTATGCAAGGAGACAGACTTCATGGAGAAAATGAAAACTTATATCTGGTCATCTATTATTGAAACTGAAGAGTTTGAGAGTGGATGA